In Oikeobacillus pervagus, the genomic stretch CGCGCGGCATTTTCTTTCCTTTCATTAATCCCGCTTGTTCTGCCACCGCAATCATCGTTCCAGTTGTATCAAAAATCGTGACTAACAAGAATGAAAACACAACGGCATATAATCCATGTTGGATCACATCTGAAAACGCTGTAATCGGATTATCGATGATCAAATCTGGAATAGAAGGAGCAGATACAACTCCCTCGGTAAACGAAAGTTGTCCAGTAAAATAGGCAATCAGCCCTGTTAAAATCATTCCGATGAATAAAGCACCATTTACATTCATCACCATCAAAATTAAAGTGATCGCAAGGCCAACAAAGGCGAGGATCGCTGTTGGACTGTGTAAATCGCCAAGAGCCACTAGATTTTCCTTATGATCGGCAATAATGCCTGTTTGTCTTAATCCAATAAAAGCAATAAAAAGCCCGATCCCTGCGGTAATGCCATATTTCAAATTATCGGGAATCGCTTCTATAAGTTTTTGCCGGAAAGATGTTAGGGATAAAATTACAAAGATAATTCCAGCAACAAATACAGCTGAGAATGCCGTTGTATAGTCAATATGATGACCACCCACAACGGAAAAAGTAAAATAAGCATTTAATCCCATTCCAGGAGCAATTCCAATGGGATAATTCGCGAAAAGTCCCATCCACAACGTCCCGATAATGGTCGCAATGATCGTAGCGATA encodes the following:
- a CDS encoding NCS2 family permease — encoded protein: MFKLEENGTNVNREIIAGITTFLTMVYIVVVNPIILHSAGVPFEQVFIATIIATIIGTLWMGLFANYPIGIAPGMGLNAYFTFSVVGGHHIDYTTAFSAVFVAGIIFVILSLTSFRQKLIEAIPDNLKYGITAGIGLFIAFIGLRQTGIIADHKENLVALGDLHSPTAILAFVGLAITLILMVMNVNGALFIGMILTGLIAYFTGQLSFTEGVVSAPSIPDLIIDNPITAFSDVIQHGLYAVVFSFLLVTIFDTTGTMIAVAEQAGLMKGKKMPRVRQALLADSVATTFGSVFGTSPTSAYIESSAGVAAGGRTGLTAVTVAILFGFAAFFGPLVQAVSGIPAITAPAIIIVGCLMMESVAKINWKDLDEAFPAFLVVLTMPLTSSISTGIALGFISYPLLKVFKGQWRQVHPLVYVFAVLFFYQLAFLPH